In Candidatus Poribacteria bacterium, the sequence AGATATACGGTAACATAAGCGGTAATGTTCTCGTTTTGCGCCAACTTGAGTAGATTAACAACTGCACGTCCGGCGGATTGGCGACGCGCTTCAGGAATTTGGTGGACTTTTAACGTATAACATTTGCCCAAATCTGTGAAAAACAAAATGTTTTGGTGCGCAGTAGCAACAAAGATATGCTCCAAAAAGTCGCCATCCTTTGTTGTAGCTCCCTTAATCCCAACGCCACCGCGATGCTGTTTACGATAGGTATCCATAGGTAACCGTTTGATGTAACCGGCATGCGATAGCGTGACGACCATCTCTTCATCAGCGATAAGGTCTTCCACTTCAAATTCTTTGATTTCGCTCGTAATTTCGGTTCGTCGCTCATCGCCGTACGTTTCCCTGAGAGCTCCGAGCTCTGTTCGGATTATATCTGTTATCAGCGTTTCACTGGCAAGGATCGCGCGAAACTCGGCAATACGATCTAATATTTCTGTGTATTCATCGTGGATACGCTGGCGCTCAAGACCTGTCAACTGGCGGAGCGTCATCGTGAGAATTTCTCTCGCTTGCTGCTCGCTGAGTTGGTATGCATCCCGAAGTTCTTGCTCCGCGGCTTGCGGGGATTCAGCAGTTTGGACAAGTTCTATAATTGCCTCAAGGTTTTGCAGTGCTAAGAGATACCCTTCAAGAATGTGATTTCTTCGCTCGGCACGG encodes:
- a CDS encoding DNA gyrase subunit A, whose amino-acid sequence is IRIVIELKRGEIAQVILNQLYKHTQMQTNFSASLLCLVDGLPKVLTLEEILRHYLEHRRDVVRRRTQFELDRAERRNHILEGYLLALQNLEAIIELVQTAESPQAAEQELRDAYQLSEQQAREILTMTLRQLTGLERQRIHDEYTEILDRIAEFRAILASETLITDIIRTELGALRETYGDERRTEITSEIKEFEVEDLIADEEMVVTLSHAGYIKRLPMDTYRKQHRGGVGIKGATTKDGDFLEHIFVATAHQNILFFTDLGKCYTLKVHQIPEARRQSAGRAVVNLLKLAQNENITAYVTVYLKALMPARLQRINLSLWRHNKALSKRQNSPVLRTRCRMGLSLLNLMMVTNSLARK